GGATCAAGCGGGTAGGGCTAAAGGGTTTCGAGAAGAAGTATCCCAACCAATTGTCCGGCGGCATGCAACAGCGCGTCGGCCTTGCCCGCGCCTCGTCGAACGACGCTCCCGTTCTGCTGATGGACGAAGCTTATCCCGCGCAAAGGGGAAATCGTCCTGCAGGGGACCAGTCAGGATATTGTGCTCAACATTGCCGATGACTACGTCGCCAGTTTCGTAAAGGAGGTCAATCGCGGAAGGGTGATCTGGGTCGAGCAACTCATGGCGCCGCGACACCAGAGCGACGATAACGCGCGCGAAATCTTGAAGCTTGGTACGACGATCGAGGATGCCGCCCGGCTTATGACAAATTCGGCCAGTGCTGAAGCCGATATCGTTGATGAGACGGCTGCAAGGGTCGGACGTGTCGAGTTCCGCCGTCTTGTCGGTGCGTTGGTAGGCAGCACGTCTCTTGAGGAGGCGAGTTTCCTGGAGAACAGCCGAGGCTTTGGTGATCGCCGAAGCTTGTAAACAGGAGTTCCGCCGCTGTCGAACTCTCCATCCCCACCAAGTATCGCGCCAGGTGGCAACAGAAGTTATTTCCTTTCCAGAGCGACGGCGATCTCGCGCCGTATTGCTTCAAGGCTTGGGGTGCCGGTAATCTTCTTACCGTTGATGAAGAATGTCTACGTGCCCTCTACTTTGAAGTCGTCCTGCGCATGATTGGTAAGCGTCTTGAGGCTGTTTAATACAGATTGGTCCGCCAGCCGCGCGACGTCGCCGAAGCGATCCTTTTTTTTCCTGGCCTCCGAACAGGCGTCATGGATCACCGGCACGATTCTTCCCGTAGACGGCGGCGTCACCGCCGGCCGCCAGTCGGAGCTTTCATGAGCAATATGCAGGATTGGAATTCATACCACGACGCCCTGATCGGCCATGTCGGCGATTTCGCAAAGCTTAGCCCCGATGTGCTTCGCGGGTTGAACATCATGGAAGCCAGCGGCAACGAGACCGGCAAGATTGAGCCGAAGACGCACGAGATCATTGCTCTGGCCGTTGCGGTCACGACCCGCTGTGACGGATGCATCGCCGTTCATGGCAGGAAGGCCATCGAACTGGGTGCCAGCGAAGAAGAGATCGCCAAGGCCCTCGGCGTAGCTATCTCGCTTAATGCTGGCGCTGCGCTGACCTATACGGCTCGCGTGTTCGATGCGATCAAAAGCCTGCCGAGTGAGTGATGTAAGTTTCATCAGCGCGGGATTATCCTCGCGCTGATCGCGCATCCTGTAGCTGGATTGTTTCCCGAATTCTCTATTTTTTGACATCCGACGAGGCCGTACTCATGTCTGGTTCGCTGGAGCCAACGCTTGGAATCAGAATTTTCCGACAGCCAGACCCATTGGGGTTTATCTGTCGGCAACTTTAACGAGTTCCATTTATGATTGATTTCGTGACGATCTACCCTTGACGGATTCTTTTTTTTGCCGAAATTTCCCAGGGACAGGGGGACGTCTTGGCAGAAAGCAGTTTTACATCTTCAGTTGAAAAATCTACCACACGGCTGTTTGGGCAGCTTGAGCCGGAGATATTTACACTGTTCGCGGGTGCCAATCGTGTGCTTTATGAACGGGTAGTACTCTCGGTCTATAGGAACCTTTACCGATCGGATTTACTTTTTCCCAGTCAAGCCGAGGTCGTGAATGTAATCTACGACTGCCTCGATCGAGAGCCCGGCCTGTGGGCGGAGGAAGAAGTTGCTGTTGATCTCGATCGCCTCGTCGTGCGAACGGGCCGGCGAGTACGGCGACGTCGAGTCGAAGGTGTGAACGACGAAGCAACAGGAATTGCCATCAGTCGCAGTCGTCACATTTATAATCGAATGCTCCAGACCGGTTGGTTGGATGAGGCCAGTTACGGATTAAAAACGACCGTGGAAATGCCGTCGGGTGCAATGCGCCTAGCAGAATTCCTATGCTCGCTTAAGGAAGGTGTTGTGGAGCAACTCGGCGGTCTCGTAATCGAGGTCCGCAACGCCATACGCGCGGTTGAGGAGAAGCCGGCGGAAAATGCACTGGGCTTGAACAAGGCGGCGCGTGATGCGGCGGCTTTCGGGCGATATCTTCGCAGCGTGCTTTCGGCACTTAGGGATATCGACCGCCAGGTTCTTTCCTCCGATACGCTCGCCGATCGCCTGCGATATTATTTCGAGGAATTTGTCGAGCAGGTGCTTCTGCGAGACTATACCGCAATTACGACCAATGCTCACCCTTATCGCCATCGCCGTGCGATCTTGACCGCCTTGGAAAGGCTTGAAGATTCCAGCATCGATACGGATGCCATCGCTGATGCCTATCTTGAAGCAAGGCTGGCGCCGACCGCTGCGGCAGCGCGCGATCTGGTCTTTGAAGACATATCAAGTATTCGTCACGTGTTTGAACGAATTGAGGAAGCTTTCGAGGCCATTCAGCAGCACCGCACGCGGCTTGAGACGAGGCTGCGCAACGTGGTTCGGTATGCTGGCAGGCGCACCAGTTTTCTTCAGCGTAGCGAGCGTCTTATCCAGAAGCTGGATGAGGTGATGTCGTATCCCGGCAGTGAAGTGGAAGTTCGAGGGTCGCTTGAGCAACGGACACCTGGTGTTGCGCCAAATCTGCTGGCGAAGCCGCGCGGCGCACGCCCCAGCCCGTCGGAGGGCGATATTTCAATAGCTCCGCCAGATCCAATCGCGGAGTACCGCCGGCTGTTGGAAAAGGAGTATCTCGAGCGTTTGATCATCTCACCGGCAAAGGTTAGCCGGTTTCTGGAGCGACAGGTGCCGCCGTATGGAGAGGTGCATGGTGCATCCCTGACCATCGAGACCGCGGACGATTTTCTAGTGTTCGAAGCTTTGCGGCTGCTGGTAGCCAGCGGCCTCGGCACGGATGACAGTTCTGCACTATCGATCGGGATGCGGAACCGCTTCGAGTTCATTCGTGACAACACGCGGGACATCTCCAATGATTGGCTGGATTCCCCGGGATTTATCGTCAGACGCCTCGACGGCGGCATTGCACTGGAGATAGGCCATGCTTCATGAGTTCGCCTTGCTGGAAGAGACCAATGCACGGGACTCCCAGCGGGTTACCCAACTCATAGCACATCTGATGCGCGATCAGTTCGTGCACGTGGAGGATCGCGGCTCTGCCACGCTTCTGGAGACGTTATTTCGTCCGAAATTGAAGGCGTTGATAGAGGCTTACTTCGACGTGGCCGGATATCGTCTGGTGCATCGCGAAACCGAAGGATGGGCGGGAATATTGCCGGATCCGGAGCGGATATCTCTGCCGCGAATGCGTACCGACGAAACCGTGGTGCTGCTGGTATTGCGCCGTCTCTGGGAGGAAGCGCTGCAGCTCGGAGAGATTGAAGATAAAGGCACAGTACGGACGAGTCTGAACGAAGCTTATGCGGCGTATCAGGAAATTGTCGCTGGTGCACGTCGGGCGAGTCTGTCTCCAAACGCTTTCCGTGAGGTGCTCGAAATGTTGGAGAAACGCGCACTGGTCCGATTGGGCGCACTCGATCCGGAAATGCAGGACATGGATCTCGATATCCGTGCACTTGTTGCCACAGTCGCGGGAGACGATTTCGTGGCGTCGCTGGAAGCACTTCTGTCGGGCGTTGTCGCTGCTCCTCCTGGGGCGAAGGAGCAGATAAACGTGGAGGTCGTATCGTGATAGAACTCAGGCGGATTGTCCTCATCAATTGGCATCTTATGGTGTTTGCCGATCTTGATCTGGCTGGTGATGCCGCGATTCTTGGAAGGAACGCGGCAGGCAAATCAACAATCATCGACCTGATCCAGGCGGTTATGGCCGGTGGTTCGCCACGGCTCTACAAGTTCAATCGGTCCGCCGGCGAGGGCGGCCAACGGTCGGAACGCACCCTCACCGGATATTGCCTCGCGCAACTCAACGACGATACGTTTCTTCGGCAAGATGCGCGGAGCTATATTGCGCTGGTTTTTGAGGACACGGCTGCGCAACGGCGACCGGTCACGCTTGGGTTGGCGATTGAAGCGATGCGTGGGCATGCGGCGGATATCGTAGGCCGTTTCGT
This genomic interval from Agrobacterium tumefaciens contains the following:
- a CDS encoding carboxymuconolactone decarboxylase family protein — translated: MSNMQDWNSYHDALIGHVGDFAKLSPDVLRGLNIMEASGNETGKIEPKTHEIIALAVAVTTRCDGCIAVHGRKAIELGASEEEIAKALGVAISLNAGAALTYTARVFDAIKSLPSE
- a CDS encoding Wadjet anti-phage system protein JetA family protein codes for the protein MAESSFTSSVEKSTTRLFGQLEPEIFTLFAGANRVLYERVVLSVYRNLYRSDLLFPSQAEVVNVIYDCLDREPGLWAEEEVAVDLDRLVVRTGRRVRRRRVEGVNDEATGIAISRSRHIYNRMLQTGWLDEASYGLKTTVEMPSGAMRLAEFLCSLKEGVVEQLGGLVIEVRNAIRAVEEKPAENALGLNKAARDAAAFGRYLRSVLSALRDIDRQVLSSDTLADRLRYYFEEFVEQVLLRDYTAITTNAHPYRHRRAILTALERLEDSSIDTDAIADAYLEARLAPTAAAARDLVFEDISSIRHVFERIEEAFEAIQQHRTRLETRLRNVVRYAGRRTSFLQRSERLIQKLDEVMSYPGSEVEVRGSLEQRTPGVAPNLLAKPRGARPSPSEGDISIAPPDPIAEYRRLLEKEYLERLIISPAKVSRFLERQVPPYGEVHGASLTIETADDFLVFEALRLLVASGLGTDDSSALSIGMRNRFEFIRDNTRDISNDWLDSPGFIVRRLDGGIALEIGHAS
- a CDS encoding DUF4194 domain-containing protein, translating into MLHEFALLEETNARDSQRVTQLIAHLMRDQFVHVEDRGSATLLETLFRPKLKALIEAYFDVAGYRLVHRETEGWAGILPDPERISLPRMRTDETVVLLVLRRLWEEALQLGEIEDKGTVRTSLNEAYAAYQEIVAGARRASLSPNAFREVLEMLEKRALVRLGALDPEMQDMDLDIRALVATVAGDDFVASLEALLSGVVAAPPGAKEQINVEVVS